The following are encoded together in the Kwoniella europaea PYCC6329 chromosome 1, complete sequence genome:
- a CDS encoding casein kinase I isoform delta-A, translated as MAYGAPPPQNRMTSMDLRVGGKYRIGKKIGSGSFGDIYLGVNIVSGEEVAIKLESVKAKHPQLEYESKVYKTLAGGVGVPFVRWYGTECDYNAMVLDLLGPSLEDLFNFCNRKFSLKTVLLLADQLISRVEYIHSRNFIHRDIKPDNFLMGIGKRGNQVNVIDFGLAKKYRDPKTHLHIPYRENKNLTGTARYTSINTHLGVEQSRRDDLESLGYVLMYFLRGQLPWQGLKAATKKQKYDRIMEKKMTTPTEVLCRGFPNEFAIYLNYCRSLRFDDKPDYSYLRKLFRDLFVREGFQYDYVFDWSVQPSKVQQQQQQDEAHLAAQQQAMQQKRRVMPEEQLGVSADNQRQLRSQTRNNAREQGGW; from the exons aTGGCATACGGTGCACCCCCTCCACAAAATAGGATGACTTCTATGGATCTTAGAGTCGGCGGGAAGTACaggattggaaagaagatcgGTAGTGGTTCTTTCG GTGATATCTACCTTGGTGTCAATATCGTTTCCGGAGAGGAGGTCGCCATCAAGCTTGAATCCGTCAAAGCGAAACACCCTCAACTCGAGTATGAATCCAAAGTCTACAAGACTCTTGCTGGTGGTGTCGGTGTACCTTTCGTAAGATGGTACGGTACCGAGTGTGATTACAACGCGATGGTGTTGGACTTACT TGGTCCATCCCTCGAAGATTTGTTCAACTTCTGTAACCGAAAATTCTCCCTCAAGACCGTCCTCCTCCTCGCCGATCAACTCATCTCCCGAGTCGAATACATCCATTCACGAAACTTCATTCAcagagatatcaaacctgaCAACTTCTTGATGGGCATTGGTAAACGAGGTAACCAAGTCAACGTGATTGATTTTGGTCTAGCTAAGAAATACCGAGACCCCAAAACCCACCTCCACATTCCTTACAGGGAGAACAAGAACTTGACTGGTACTGCCCGATACACCTCTATCAACACTCACTTGGGTGTCGAGCAATctagaagagatgatttggaatcGTTAGGTTATGTGCTTATG TACTTCCTCCGAGGTCAACTTCCTTGGCAAGGTCTCAAGGCCGCTACCAAGAAGCAAAAGTACGACCGAATCatggagaaga AGATGACCACTCCTACCGAAGTACTCTGTCGAGGATTCCCTAACGAATTCGCCATTTACCTCAATTACTGTCGAAGCCTCCGATTCGATGATAAACCAGATTACTCTTACCTCCGAAAATTGTTCAGAGACTTGTTCGTCAGAGAAGGTTTCCAATACGATTACGTGTTCGACTGGTCCGTTCAACCTTCCAAAGttcaacagcaacaacaacaagatgaAGCTCATTTGGCTGCTCAACAACAAGCGATGCAACAAAAGAGACGAGTCATGCCCGAGGAACAACTTGGTGTATCTGCAGATAACCAAAGACAATTGAGGAGTCAGACTAGAAATAATGCgagagaacaaggtggatgGTAA